In one window of Escherichia coli DSM 30083 = JCM 1649 = ATCC 11775 DNA:
- the ydiS gene encoding FAD-dependent oxidoreductase, giving the protein MSDDKFDAIVVGAGVAGSVAALVMARAGLDVLVIERGDSAGCKNMTGGRLYAHTLEAIIPGFAASAPIERKVTREKISFLTEESAVTLDFHREQPDVPQHASYTVLRNRLDPWLMEQAEQAGAQFIPGVRVDALVREGNKVTGVQAGDDILEANVVILADGVNSMLGRSLGMVSASDPHHYAVGVKEVIGLTPEQINDRFNVTGEEGAAWLFAGSPSDGLMGGGFLYTNKDSVSLGLVCGLSDIAHAQKSVPQMLEDFKQHPAIRPLISGGKLLEYSAHMVPEGGLAMVPQLVNDGVMIVGDAAGFCLNLGFTVRGMDLAIASAQAAATTVIAAKERADFSASSLAQYKRELEQSCVMRDMQHFRKIPALMENPRLFSQYPRMVADIMNDMFTIDGKPNQPVRKMIMGHAKKIGLINLLKDGIKGATAL; this is encoded by the coding sequence ATGTCGGATGACAAATTTGATGCCATTGTGGTCGGTGCGGGCGTTGCCGGTAGCGTTGCCGCACTGGTCATGGCGCGAGCCGGGCTGGATGTCCTGGTGATAGAACGCGGCGACAGTGCCGGATGTAAAAACATGACCGGCGGGCGTCTTTATGCCCACACACTCGAAGCAATTATTCCAGGCTTTGCAGCATCAGCGCCGATAGAACGCAAGGTCACACGCGAGAAAATCTCCTTCTTAACCGAAGAAAGCGCCGTTACCCTCGATTTTCACCGCGAGCAACCAGATGTTCCGCAACACGCGTCTTATACCGTATTGCGTAATCGTCTGGACCCGTGGTTGATGGAACAAGCCGAGCAGGCGGGCGCGCAGTTTATCCCGGGCGTACGCGTCGATGCGCTGGTTCGTGAAGGAAACAAGGTCACTGGCGTCCAGGCCGGGGATGATATTCTCGAAGCGAATGTGGTGATTCTGGCTGATGGCGTTAACTCGATGCTTGGCCGCTCGCTGGGAATGGTTTCCGCTTCCGATCCGCATCATTACGCTGTTGGTGTTAAAGAGGTTATAGGCCTGACACCAGAACAGATCAACGATCGCTTTAATGTTACGGGCGAGGAAGGTGCCGCCTGGCTGTTTGCCGGTTCCCCTTCTGACGGCCTGATGGGCGGCGGATTCCTCTATACCAACAAGGATTCCGTATCGTTGGGGCTGGTTTGTGGATTGAGTGATATCGCCCATGCGCAAAAAAGCGTGCCGCAAATGCTGGAAGATTTTAAACAACACCCCGCCATTCGCCCGCTGATTAGCGGCGGCAAACTGCTTGAATATTCCGCGCATATGGTGCCGGAGGGCGGTCTGGCAATGGTGCCGCAGCTGGTTAACGATGGCGTGATGATCGTTGGTGACGCCGCAGGCTTCTGCCTGAATTTGGGTTTTACAGTTCGCGGCATGGATTTAGCCATTGCATCAGCTCAGGCTGCCGCCACAACGGTGATCGCCGCCAAAGAACGCGCGGATTTCTCCGCCAGCAGTCTGGCGCAATACAAACGTGAGCTGGAACAAAGTTGTGTTATGCGCGATATGCAGCATTTCCGCAAGATCCCGGCGCTGATGGAAAACCCGCGCCTGTTTAGCCAATACCCACGAATGGTCGCCGACATCATGAACGATATGTTCAC
- the ydiR gene encoding electron transfer flavoprotein subunit alpha, with protein sequence MSQLNSVWVFSDNPEHYAELFGGAQQWGQQVYAIVQNTEQAQAVMPYGPKCIYVLEQNDALQRTENYAESIAALLKDKHPAMLLLAATKRGKALAARLSVQLNAALVNDATAVDIVDGHICAEHRMYGGLAFAQEKINSPLAIITLAPGVQEPCTRDISHQCPTETVPYVAPRHEILCRERRAKAASSVDLSKAKRVVGVGRGLAAQDDLKMVHELAAVLNAEVGCSRPIAEGENWMERERYIGVSGVLLKSDLYLTLGISGQIQHMVGGNGAKVIVAINKDKNAPIFNYADYGLVGDIYKVVPALISQLNR encoded by the coding sequence ATGAGTCAATTAAACAGCGTCTGGGTCTTTAGCGATAATCCTGAACATTATGCTGAACTGTTTGGCGGCGCTCAGCAATGGGGCCAACAGGTGTATGCCATTGTACAAAATACCGAGCAGGCGCAGGCGGTTATGCCTTATGGGCCAAAATGCATTTATGTTCTTGAGCAAAACGACGCGCTGCAACGTACTGAAAATTACGCCGAAAGCATTGCTGCCCTGCTGAAAGATAAACACCCCGCTATGTTGCTGTTGGCCGCGACGAAACGTGGTAAAGCTCTGGCCGCACGGTTAAGTGTGCAACTGAATGCGGCGCTGGTGAACGATGCCACGGCGGTGGATATTGTCGATGGTCACATTTGCGCCGAACACCGGATGTATGGCGGGTTAGCGTTCGCTCAGGAAAAGATCAACAGCCCGCTGGCGATCATTACCCTTGCACCCGGTGTTCAGGAGCCGTGCACCCGTGATATCTCTCATCAGTGCCCGACAGAAACGGTACCTTATGTTGCCCCGCGTCATGAAATTCTCTGTCGCGAACGCCGTGCGAAAGCGGCAAGCAGCGTGGACCTGAGCAAAGCAAAACGTGTGGTTGGCGTCGGTCGTGGTCTGGCGGCGCAGGATGACCTGAAAATGGTCCACGAACTGGCGGCAGTGCTGAATGCTGAAGTCGGCTGTTCACGTCCAATTGCCGAAGGCGAGAACTGGATGGAGCGTGAACGTTATATCGGTGTCTCCGGCGTGTTGCTGAAATCCGATCTCTACCTGACGCTGGGGATCTCCGGGCAGATCCAGCATATGGTTGGCGGCAACGGCGCAAAAGTGATTGTCGCCATTAATAAAGATAAAAATGCGCCAATCTTCAACTATGCCGACTACGGTCTGGTGGGCGATATCTACAAAGTCGTCCCTGCCCTGATTAGCCAGTTGAATCGCTAA
- the ydiQ gene encoding electron transfer flavoprotein: protein MKIITCFKLVPEEQDIVVTPEYTLNFDNADAKISQFDLNAIEVASQLATDDDEIAALTVGGSLLQNSKVRKDVLSRGPHSLYMVQDAQLEHALPLDTAKALATAVEKIGFDLLIFGEGSGDLYAQQVGLLVGELLQLPVINAVSAIQRQGNTLVIERTLEDDVEVIELSVPAVLCVTSDINVPRIPSMKAILGAGKKPVNQWQASDIGWSQSAPLAELTGIRVPPQTERKHIILDNDSPEAIAELAEHLKKALN from the coding sequence ATGAAAATAATAACCTGCTTTAAGCTGGTGCCTGAAGAACAGGACATTGTTGTCACTCCAGAATACACCCTGAATTTCGACAATGCCGACGCCAAAATCAGCCAGTTCGATCTCAATGCCATTGAAGTTGCAAGCCAGCTTGCAACAGATGACGATGAGATAGCCGCGCTGACCGTCGGCGGCTCTTTGTTGCAGAACTCGAAAGTGCGCAAAGACGTGCTATCCCGCGGGCCGCACAGCCTGTATATGGTGCAGGATGCACAACTTGAGCATGCACTGCCTCTCGATACCGCAAAGGCGCTGGCGACAGCAGTTGAAAAGATCGGCTTCGATTTACTGATCTTTGGTGAAGGTTCCGGCGACCTTTATGCCCAGCAGGTTGGCTTGCTGGTCGGAGAACTTCTGCAACTTCCGGTGATTAATGCAGTGAGTGCTATTCAGCGTCAGGGCAATACACTGGTGATTGAACGCACGCTTGAAGATGATGTTGAAGTTATTGAACTCTCTGTTCCAGCCGTGCTCTGCGTCACCTCCGATATTAACGTACCACGTATTCCTTCGATGAAAGCCATCCTCGGCGCGGGTAAAAAACCGGTAAATCAGTGGCAGGCAAGTGATATTGGCTGGAGCCAGAGCGCACCACTTGCTGAACTGACCGGTATTCGCGTACCGCCGCAAACAGAACGTAAGCACATCATTCTCGATAACGATTCGCCGGAGGCCATTGCCGAGCTGGCGGAACATCTGAAAAAAGCCCTGAACTGA
- the ydiP gene encoding AraC family transcriptional regulator, which translates to MYQRCFDNASETLFVAGKTPRLSRFAFSDDPKWESGHHVHDNETELIYVKKGVARFTIDSSLYVAHADDIVVIERGRLHAVASDVNDPATTCTCALYGFQFQGVEENQLLQPHSCPVIAAGQGKEVIKTLFNELSVILPQSKNSQTSSLWDAFAYTLAILYYENFKNAYRSEQGYIKKDVLIKDILFYLNNNYREKITLEQLSKKFRASVSYICHEFTKEYRISPINYVIQRRMTEAKWSLTNTELSQAEISWRVGYENVDHFAKLFLRHVGCSPSDYRRQFKNCFAEQEILSEFPQPVSLAG; encoded by the coding sequence ATGTATCAACGCTGTTTTGATAATGCCAGTGAAACGCTGTTTGTCGCCGGTAAAACGCCACGGCTTTCACGTTTCGCATTTAGCGATGATCCAAAATGGGAGTCTGGACATCACGTTCATGACAATGAAACCGAGCTGATTTACGTCAAGAAAGGGGTAGCAAGGTTTACCATCGATTCTTCGTTATATGTCGCGCATGCCGATGACATTGTGGTGATAGAACGTGGCAGGCTGCATGCGGTGGCCTCTGACGTTAACGATCCGGCAACGACGTGTACCTGTGCGCTGTACGGCTTTCAGTTTCAGGGGGTTGAGGAAAATCAGCTACTGCAACCGCATTCTTGCCCGGTAATTGCCGCAGGGCAGGGAAAAGAAGTCATTAAAACCTTATTTAATGAGCTAAGTGTGATTTTGCCGCAAAGTAAAAATAGCCAAACATCTTCGTTATGGGACGCATTTGCCTATACGTTAGCAATTCTTTACTACGAAAACTTTAAAAATGCTTATCGTTCGGAGCAGGGATATATTAAAAAAGATGTTCTGATAAAAGATATTCTTTTCTATCTGAATAATAACTATCGCGAAAAAATCACTTTAGAGCAGTTATCGAAAAAATTTCGTGCCAGCGTCAGTTATATCTGCCATGAATTTACCAAAGAGTATCGTATTTCCCCTATTAACTATGTTATTCAACGGCGTATGACGGAAGCGAAATGGTCACTCACTAATACTGAATTATCACAGGCAGAGATTTCCTGGCGTGTGGGTTATGAAAATGTCGATCACTTTGCCAAACTGTTTTTGCGCCATGTCGGCTGTTCGCCCAGCGATTACCGCAGGCAATTTAAAAACTGTTTTGCGGAACAAGAAATCCTATCTGAATTTCCTCAACCGGTAAGTCTTGCCGGATAA
- the ydiO gene encoding acyl-CoA dehydrogenase yields the protein MDFSLTEEQELLLASIRELITTNFPEEYFRTCDQNGTYPREFMRALADNGISMLGVPEEFGGIPADYVTQMLALMEVSKCGAPAFLITNGQCIHSMRRFGSAEQLRKTAESTLETGDPAYALALTEPGAGSDNNSATTTYTRKNGKVYINGQKTFITGAKEYPYMLVLARDPQPKDPKKAFTLWWVDSSKPGIKINPLHKIGWHMLSTCEVYLDNVEVEESDMVGEEGMGFLNVMYNFEMERLINAARSTGFAECAFEDAARYANQRIAFGKPIGHNQMIQEKLALMAIKIDNMRNMVLKVAWQADQHQSLRTSAALAKLYCARTAMEVIDDAIQIMGGLGYTDEARVSRFWRDVRCERIGGGTDEIMIYVAGRQILKDYQNK from the coding sequence ATGGATTTCTCTTTAACTGAAGAACAAGAACTGCTGCTGGCCAGTATTCGTGAACTGATTACGACTAACTTTCCGGAAGAGTATTTCCGCACCTGCGATCAAAACGGGACATACCCGCGTGAGTTTATGCGGGCACTGGCGGATAACGGTATTTCCATGCTTGGCGTGCCGGAAGAATTTGGTGGTATCCCTGCGGATTACGTCACCCAAATGCTGGCGCTGATGGAAGTGTCAAAATGCGGTGCTCCGGCATTTTTGATTACCAACGGTCAATGTATTCACAGTATGCGCCGTTTCGGTTCTGCAGAGCAGCTACGTAAAACGGCAGAGAGCACCCTGGAAACGGGTGATCCCGCCTATGCCCTGGCATTGACGGAGCCAGGCGCAGGCTCAGACAACAACAGTGCCACTACCACTTACACGCGTAAAAACGGCAAGGTTTACATCAACGGACAGAAAACCTTTATTACCGGTGCGAAAGAGTACCCATATATGCTGGTGTTGGCGCGCGATCCGCAACCGAAAGATCCGAAAAAGGCCTTTACGCTGTGGTGGGTCGACTCCAGTAAGCCCGGCATTAAAATCAATCCACTGCATAAAATCGGCTGGCATATGCTCAGCACCTGCGAAGTCTATCTCGACAACGTGGAAGTTGAAGAGAGCGACATGGTGGGCGAAGAAGGAATGGGTTTCCTCAATGTGATGTACAACTTTGAGATGGAGCGCCTGATCAACGCCGCGCGCAGCACCGGCTTTGCCGAATGCGCATTCGAAGATGCCGCCCGCTATGCCAACCAGCGTATCGCTTTTGGTAAGCCCATTGGTCATAACCAGATGATCCAGGAAAAACTGGCGCTGATGGCGATTAAGATCGACAACATGCGCAACATGGTGTTGAAAGTGGCATGGCAAGCCGATCAGCATCAGTCACTGCGCACCAGCGCGGCGCTGGCAAAACTGTACTGCGCACGTACCGCAATGGAAGTCATTGATGATGCGATTCAAATCATGGGCGGTCTGGGCTATACCGATGAGGCGCGCGTCTCCCGCTTCTGGCGTGATGTCCGTTGTGAACGTATCGGCGGCGGTACAGACGAAATTATGATTTACGTAGCAGGTCGGCAGATCCTGAAAGATTATCAGAACAAATAA